In Pseudorasbora parva isolate DD20220531a chromosome 9, ASM2467924v1, whole genome shotgun sequence, the following proteins share a genomic window:
- the LOC137089849 gene encoding gastrula zinc finger protein XlCGF57.1: MDDVFAVILPRKDLVEVKEESQDLNVEEKLRFEEQYALVTSEKSLSCSQTESKCAQKTTLICHFEEPLAFINGANSLSCSQTENKCTQKNTLICPHCGKSFKQRGHLDDHIRTHTGEKPFSCLQCGKSFTHKGNLKDHMRIHSGERRFACQQCGKRFTHKANLTDHIRIHTGEKPFTCAQCGRSFTHATSLKTHLLTHSGERPFNCDQCGQKFILAAHLKRHLKIHTNERPYVCSFCGKSFLWLCYFKDHQKKHNGVKAHVCSECGSAFTRASELKMHQRIHTGEKPYTCSYCGKSFAEVSANSAIY, translated from the exons ATGGACGATGTGTTTGCTGTTATTCTGCCGAGgaaag ACCTGGTGGAGGTGAAAGAGGAAAGTCAAGATTTGAACGTGGAGGAGAAACTTCGATTTGAGGAACAGTATGCATTAGTAACTAGTGAAAAATCTTTGAGTTGCTCACAGACTGAAAGTAAATGTGCACAGAAAACCACTCTCATCTGTCATTTTGAGGAACCTCTTGCATTCATAAATGGTGCAAATTCTTTGAGTTGCTCGCAGactgaaaataaatgtacacAAAAAAACACTCTCATCTGCCCTCattgtggaaagagttttaaaCAAAGAGGACACCTTGATGATCATATACGGActcacaccggagagaagccgttctCCTGCCTTCAGTGCGGAAAGAGTTTCACACATAAAGGAAACCTTAAGGATCACATGAGAATACACTCGGGAGAAAGGCGATTTGCATGTCAGCAGTGCGGAAAAAGATTCACGCATAAAGCGAACCTCACAGATCACATaaggattcacactggagagaagccgttcactTGCGCTCAGTGCGGAAGGAGTTTCACGCATGCAACAAGTCTCAAAACTCACCTGCTCACTCACTCTGGAGAAAGGCCATTTAACTGCGATCAGTGTGGTCAAAAGTTCATTTTGGCGGCGCACTTAAAAAGACACCTGAAAATCCACACGAACGAGAGACCGTATGTGTGTTCTTTTTGTGGGAAGAGTTTTTTATGGCTCTGCTACTTTAAAGATCACCAGAAGAAACACAACGGTGTGAAAGCTCACGTGTGCTCTGAATGTGGTAGCGCTTTTACCAGAGCCAGTGAACTGAAAATGCACCAAAGAATCCATACTGGAGAAAAACCGTACACGTGCTCGTATTGTGGAAAGAGCTTCGCTGA agtttcagccAATTCAGCCATCTACTGA